One Telluria mixta DNA window includes the following coding sequences:
- a CDS encoding xanthine dehydrogenase family protein molybdopterin-binding subunit encodes MSPVSSSRRRFLAQSAGAGIALLLGVQASGAIAALADNGAAEPAAGDFVPNAFIRIGTDGRVTLVSKQPEIGQGIKTSLPMVLAEELEVDWKTVRVVQGDLNPIYGSQGAGGSTSTPTNYDNFHRLGATARTMLVRAAAQTWNVPAAECRAENGAVVHGASGRKLGYGALVRTASALPVPDAKEVVLKDPAAYRLLGTRVGGVDNALVVSGQPLFGIDTRLPGMLYATYVKCPVLGGRPVEANLDAIKRMPGVKAAFLVEGTENLNGLRPGVAIVADSTWNAFRARKNLKVTWDEGEGARHSWSGFLAAAQAASGQPGAAVMRKDGDVDAALAGAARTVEANYVYPFISHASMEPQNCTAWFKPLEGTLELWAPTQNPGAGQALVSTTFNIPKDKITLHITRSGGGFGRRLSSDFIVEAAAIAQKVKAPVKLTWMREDDLQHDHFRAGGFHFLRGGVDDQGKVVAWHDHFVTFANRVEKKESDGGSASVLQPGSGGNLSGDEFPARWLANCLIEQTPLECRIPMGPWRAPGSNVFAWVFHSFIDELAHAAGRDPVAFRLDLLGEKDLVAGTGERGVPYNVGRMRNVLKAVAEKSGWGQRKFARGQGAGVAFHFSHRGYVAEVAEVTVSKEGRLRVDRVVVVADIGAQIVNLSGAENQVQGSVIDGLSTLMYPTLDIDKGRIVQSNFHDYALLRMPDTPTKIETHFLKTDYPVTGLGEPVFPPLAPAVCNAIFAATGKRVRELPLAKADLSWS; translated from the coding sequence ATGAGCCCCGTCTCCTCCTCGCGCCGCCGCTTCCTCGCCCAGTCTGCCGGCGCCGGCATCGCCCTGCTGCTGGGCGTGCAGGCGAGCGGCGCCATCGCTGCGCTGGCCGACAACGGTGCGGCGGAACCCGCAGCGGGCGACTTCGTCCCGAACGCTTTCATCCGCATCGGCACGGACGGCCGCGTGACGCTCGTCTCCAAGCAGCCGGAAATCGGCCAGGGCATCAAGACATCGCTGCCGATGGTGCTCGCGGAAGAACTCGAGGTCGACTGGAAAACGGTCCGCGTCGTGCAGGGCGACCTGAACCCGATCTATGGATCGCAGGGCGCCGGCGGATCAACGTCGACGCCGACCAACTATGACAACTTCCACCGCCTCGGCGCCACCGCGCGCACGATGCTCGTACGCGCCGCCGCGCAGACGTGGAACGTGCCGGCGGCCGAATGCCGTGCGGAGAACGGCGCCGTCGTGCACGGCGCCAGCGGGCGCAAGCTGGGCTACGGCGCGCTCGTGCGCACGGCGTCCGCGCTGCCCGTGCCGGATGCGAAGGAGGTCGTGCTCAAGGATCCGGCCGCGTACCGCCTGCTCGGCACGCGCGTGGGCGGCGTGGACAACGCGCTCGTCGTCAGCGGCCAGCCGCTGTTCGGCATCGACACGCGCCTGCCCGGCATGCTGTACGCCACGTACGTGAAGTGCCCGGTGCTGGGCGGCCGCCCCGTCGAGGCGAACCTGGACGCCATCAAGCGCATGCCCGGCGTGAAGGCCGCGTTCCTCGTCGAAGGCACGGAAAACCTGAACGGCCTGCGGCCCGGCGTCGCGATCGTCGCCGACTCGACGTGGAACGCGTTCCGCGCCCGCAAGAACCTGAAGGTGACGTGGGACGAAGGCGAAGGCGCGCGCCACAGCTGGTCCGGCTTCCTCGCCGCCGCGCAGGCCGCGAGCGGGCAGCCCGGCGCCGCCGTGATGCGCAAGGACGGCGACGTGGATGCGGCGCTGGCGGGCGCCGCGCGCACGGTGGAGGCGAACTACGTCTACCCGTTCATCTCGCACGCGAGCATGGAACCGCAGAACTGCACGGCGTGGTTCAAGCCGCTAGAGGGCACGCTCGAACTGTGGGCCCCGACGCAGAATCCGGGCGCGGGCCAGGCGCTCGTGTCGACGACCTTCAACATCCCGAAAGATAAAATCACGCTGCACATCACGCGCAGCGGCGGCGGCTTCGGGCGCCGGCTGTCGTCCGACTTCATCGTCGAAGCGGCCGCGATCGCGCAAAAAGTCAAAGCGCCCGTCAAGCTGACGTGGATGCGCGAGGACGACCTGCAGCACGACCACTTCCGCGCCGGCGGCTTCCACTTCCTGCGCGGCGGCGTGGACGACCAGGGCAAGGTCGTCGCCTGGCACGACCACTTCGTCACGTTCGCCAACCGCGTCGAGAAGAAGGAAAGCGACGGCGGCAGCGCCAGCGTGCTGCAGCCGGGCAGCGGCGGCAACCTGTCGGGCGACGAATTCCCCGCCCGCTGGCTCGCCAACTGCCTGATCGAGCAGACGCCGCTCGAATGCCGCATCCCGATGGGCCCCTGGCGCGCGCCGGGCAGCAATGTGTTCGCATGGGTGTTCCACAGCTTCATCGACGAACTGGCCCATGCGGCCGGACGCGATCCGGTCGCGTTCCGTCTCGACCTCCTCGGCGAGAAGGACCTCGTGGCCGGCACGGGCGAGCGCGGCGTGCCGTACAACGTGGGCCGCATGCGCAACGTGCTTAAGGCCGTCGCGGAAAAATCCGGCTGGGGCCAGCGCAAGTTCGCGCGCGGCCAGGGCGCCGGCGTCGCGTTCCACTTCAGCCACCGCGGCTACGTGGCCGAAGTGGCCGAAGTGACGGTGTCGAAGGAAGGCCGGCTGCGCGTGGACCGCGTCGTCGTCGTCGCCGACATCGGCGCGCAGATCGTGAACCTGTCCGGCGCCGAGAACCAGGTGCAGGGCTCCGTCATCGACGGCCTGTCCACCCTGATGTATCCGACGCTCGACATCGACAAGGGCCGTATCGTGCAAAGCAACTTCCACGACTACGCCCTGCTGCGCATGCCGGACACGCCGACGAAGATCGAGACGCATTTCCTCAAGACGGACTACCCCGTTACGGGCCTCGGCGAACCCGTGTTCCCGCCGCTGGCGCCGGCCGTCTGCAACGCGATCTTCGCCGCCACCGGCAAGCGCGTGCGCGAGCTGCCGCTGGCGAAAGCGGACCTGTCCTGGAGCTGA
- a CDS encoding PAS domain-containing protein → MEETFGARLKGVLEEKKIMLKQVAEALGVSPSAVHKWTRGGEIEYPRLLELARFLGVNWLWLRYGEQAIAELEASTAADPHIGALRKKHLAEIMESEARMKLAQEVSGVVTWEWNVMTDHLQYSANDTSLFGRHIRSMDDFWACVHPADVARLRDVLRRTLDANEMHEWEFRVVDGETTRWVSSRATLVRDFDQRPVKMIGVSLDITERRRAEAALRQNEALLAKAQEIAHLGAWYWNIQTDDCTWTDEAYRIFGWAPQAFKVTMERFLASIVEEDRPRVQAAIHAAIVEGQPYRVEYDIVLPDGSRRHIREEGEVTLDEHGNAATMIGASQDVTAQATG, encoded by the coding sequence ATGGAAGAGACATTCGGCGCGCGCCTGAAAGGTGTACTGGAAGAGAAGAAGATCATGCTCAAGCAGGTGGCGGAGGCGTTGGGGGTGTCGCCGTCGGCCGTGCACAAATGGACGCGCGGCGGCGAGATCGAATACCCGCGCCTGCTGGAACTGGCGCGTTTCCTCGGCGTGAACTGGCTATGGCTGCGCTACGGCGAGCAGGCGATCGCGGAACTGGAAGCCAGTACCGCGGCCGACCCGCACATCGGCGCGCTGCGCAAGAAGCACCTGGCCGAGATCATGGAGAGCGAGGCGCGCATGAAGCTGGCGCAGGAAGTGTCCGGCGTCGTCACGTGGGAGTGGAACGTGATGACGGACCACCTGCAGTATTCGGCGAACGACACATCGCTGTTCGGCCGCCACATCCGCTCGATGGACGACTTCTGGGCGTGCGTGCACCCGGCCGACGTCGCGCGGTTGCGCGACGTGCTGCGCCGCACGCTCGACGCGAACGAGATGCATGAATGGGAATTCCGCGTCGTCGACGGCGAGACGACGCGCTGGGTGTCGTCGCGCGCGACGCTGGTCCGCGACTTCGACCAGCGGCCCGTCAAGATGATCGGCGTCAGCCTCGACATCACGGAGCGCCGCCGTGCCGAGGCCGCGCTGCGCCAGAACGAGGCGCTGCTGGCCAAGGCGCAGGAGATCGCCCACCTGGGCGCGTGGTATTGGAACATCCAGACGGACGACTGCACGTGGACGGACGAGGCCTACCGCATCTTCGGCTGGGCGCCGCAGGCGTTCAAGGTGACGATGGAGCGCTTCCTCGCGTCCATCGTCGAGGAAGACCGCCCGCGCGTGCAGGCGGCCATCCACGCGGCGATCGTCGAGGGCCAGCCTTACCGCGTCGAATACGACATCGTGCTGCCGGACGGCAGCCGGCGCCATATCCGCGAAGAGGGCGAGGTGACCCTCGACGAGCATGGGAATGCCGCGACCATGATCGGGGCGTCGCAGGACGTCACGGCGCAGGCGACAGGTTGA
- a CDS encoding erythromycin esterase family protein, with protein MATPQIPQHTISALRNAARPLTGGTRDYDALLDLVGDARFVLLGEATHGTHEFYEERARITQRLIEDKGFHAVAVEADWPDAYRVNRYVRGRGGDRNADEALSGFQRFPNWMWRNTDVAAFVQWLRHHNETTAGAQVGFYGLDLYSLFTSMEEVLRYLDQVDPNAARQARERYACFDHYHEDSQHYGYTASLDLSASCEQGVLEQLRQLQQRAADYMYRDGDEEAFFYAEQNARLVKNAEEYYRTMFRGRVSSWNLRDSHMAETLDALAHHLSKDGEPSKIVVWEHNSHIGDARATEMGEMGEWNVSELARKEYDGQTRLIGFSTYDGFVTAASEWDAPAEHKRVRPGMPGSYEELLHQTGIPRFLLPLRDGIDKDVRATMEERRLERAIGVIYLPRTERHSHYFAARMARQFDAVIHIDHTTAVHPLDPGGGWHAEEPPETYPTGI; from the coding sequence ATGGCGACGCCGCAGATCCCGCAGCACACCATCTCGGCGCTGCGCAACGCCGCCCGTCCGCTGACGGGCGGCACACGCGACTACGACGCCCTGCTCGACCTCGTGGGCGATGCCCGCTTCGTCCTGCTGGGCGAGGCGACCCACGGCACCCACGAGTTCTACGAGGAACGCGCGCGGATCACGCAGCGCCTCATCGAGGACAAGGGTTTTCATGCCGTGGCCGTCGAGGCCGACTGGCCGGACGCCTACCGCGTCAACCGCTACGTGCGCGGCCGCGGCGGCGACCGCAATGCCGACGAGGCCCTGTCCGGCTTCCAGCGCTTTCCGAACTGGATGTGGCGGAACACGGACGTCGCGGCGTTCGTCCAATGGCTTCGGCACCATAACGAAACAACCGCCGGAGCGCAGGTCGGCTTCTACGGCCTCGACCTGTACAGCCTGTTCACGTCGATGGAGGAAGTGCTGCGCTACCTCGACCAGGTCGACCCGAACGCGGCGCGCCAGGCGCGCGAGCGCTACGCCTGCTTCGACCATTACCACGAGGACAGCCAGCACTACGGCTACACGGCGAGCCTCGACCTGTCCGCGTCGTGCGAACAAGGCGTCCTCGAGCAATTGCGCCAGCTACAGCAACGTGCCGCCGATTACATGTACCGGGACGGCGACGAGGAAGCGTTCTTCTACGCCGAGCAGAACGCGCGCCTCGTGAAGAACGCCGAGGAATACTACCGGACGATGTTCCGGGGCCGCGTATCGTCTTGGAACCTGCGCGACAGCCATATGGCGGAGACGCTGGATGCACTGGCCCACCACCTGTCCAAGGATGGCGAGCCGTCCAAGATCGTCGTCTGGGAACACAACTCCCACATCGGCGACGCGCGCGCGACGGAAATGGGAGAAATGGGCGAGTGGAACGTCAGCGAACTGGCACGCAAGGAATACGATGGGCAAACCAGGCTGATCGGGTTTTCCACGTACGACGGCTTCGTCACGGCCGCCTCGGAATGGGATGCGCCGGCCGAACACAAGCGCGTCCGGCCGGGCATGCCGGGCAGCTATGAGGAATTGTTGCACCAGACGGGCATTCCCCGCTTCCTGCTCCCCCTACGAGATGGCATCGACAAGGACGTCCGCGCCACGATGGAGGAGCGGCGGCTGGAGCGGGCGATCGGCGTCATCTACCTGCCCCGCACGGAGCGCCACAGCCATTATTTTGCCGCCCGCATGGCGCGCCAGTTCGACGCCGTGATCCATATCGACCACACGACGGCCGTGCATCCGCTCGATCCGGGCGGCGGCTGGCATGCGGAGGAACCGCCGGAGACCTACCCGACCGGCATCTGA
- a CDS encoding (2Fe-2S)-binding protein, whose product MSKYTLHVNGKAQAVDVEADTPLLWALRDTLGLVGTKYGCGIGACGACTVHVDGQPARACQLPVSSIGKRRITTIEGLDARATHPLQQAWTELDVPQCGYCQAGQIMTACALLKQHPKPTDAQIDDAMAGNLCRCATYVRIRAGIHRAADIAATGNGKDKA is encoded by the coding sequence ATGAGTAAATACACACTGCACGTCAACGGCAAGGCCCAGGCCGTCGACGTCGAAGCGGATACCCCGCTGCTGTGGGCGCTGCGCGATACCCTCGGCCTCGTCGGCACGAAGTACGGCTGCGGCATCGGCGCCTGCGGCGCCTGCACCGTCCACGTGGACGGCCAGCCGGCCCGTGCCTGCCAATTGCCGGTGAGCAGCATCGGCAAGCGCCGCATCACGACGATCGAAGGCCTCGATGCCCGTGCCACGCACCCGTTGCAACAGGCCTGGACCGAGCTGGACGTGCCGCAGTGCGGCTATTGCCAGGCCGGCCAGATCATGACGGCGTGCGCCCTCCTGAAACAGCATCCGAAGCCGACCGACGCCCAGATCGACGACGCGATGGCCGGCAACCTGTGCCGCTGCGCGACCTATGTCCGCATCCGCGCGGGCATCCACCGCGCGGCGGACATTGCCGCGACCGGTAACGGAAAGGACAAGGCATGA
- a CDS encoding diguanylate cyclase domain-containing protein — translation MRSIVRPTHMRRPITFSTNLRSRLAGAVGVLVLGATMLAGPLAVDVAEHDLRAVLGAQQYASLSGAAAFLDDLLEARLRQMAALAAAMPADARNDPRRLQAWLANRTADVGDEFINIAAFARNGELVASGASMPTAQPLTATGRPYFEETLLRGRGIVSDPLQSRLSGANMVLVTAPVFDDHGEIVYVLTGRIDLQHARFLRQVDALRPGSTGYLFLMSADGTLIDSPVRERQTAPPADQPGLGRALHGFEGWLIGGDRDGAAIVTYKRLTTTGWILGARYPEAEAFAPLARVRRTVLVVAGILALVAGLLAWWLVRRGLRPLDALHRNVAAVRHEGAGSEVLALARNDEIGELGRAFHDLVQARGRAAARMRAIADNVPAVIAYVDRDERFEFTNAGFDRMIGSAPDAFIGHTVREALGEAGYARLEPLIRAALRGEHGHVEDVRSDDATRHQMIDTIPDIDADGRVVGFFVMAMDISERKEAELAQAASEQRLRLIADNLPVLICYIDRNHRMGFGNATFQAWLGLEPVRLPGMHLQEVLGKPAYDAARPRLRQAFEGVGATFEMPLQAQGRHRILEWTFVPDVQAQGRVSVAVAGVYALAHDMTRVKEAESRLVQMARFDSLTGIANRRLFGELLGQALERVRRQRQVMGLAYLDIDHFKAINDTWGHGVGDEVLKEFAQRLAGCVRVTDTPARLAGDEFVVLLEDVKGIDEAERIGAKIVEVIRKPFATGAGPLDVTASVGITLVHGIDGPLPTQDQVLGWADTALYAAKHGGRNRCVVRLAEEAVGVPATGVPAQ, via the coding sequence ATGCGCAGCATCGTACGCCCGACCCACATGCGACGACCCATCACTTTTTCGACCAACCTGCGCAGCCGCCTGGCCGGTGCCGTCGGCGTGCTCGTGCTGGGCGCCACCATGCTGGCCGGCCCGCTGGCCGTGGACGTGGCCGAGCACGACCTGCGCGCCGTGCTGGGTGCGCAGCAGTATGCGTCGCTGTCCGGGGCCGCCGCCTTCCTCGACGATCTGCTGGAGGCGCGCCTGCGCCAGATGGCCGCGCTGGCCGCGGCCATGCCGGCCGACGCCCGCAACGACCCGCGCCGCCTGCAGGCCTGGCTCGCGAACCGCACGGCCGACGTGGGCGACGAGTTCATCAACATTGCCGCGTTTGCCCGCAACGGCGAACTGGTGGCGTCGGGCGCCTCCATGCCGACCGCGCAGCCGCTGACGGCCACCGGCCGCCCGTACTTCGAAGAAACCCTGCTGCGGGGCCGCGGCATCGTGTCCGATCCGCTCCAGAGCCGCCTGTCCGGCGCGAACATGGTGCTGGTGACGGCGCCCGTGTTCGACGACCACGGCGAGATCGTCTACGTGCTGACGGGCCGGATCGACCTGCAGCATGCGCGCTTCCTGCGCCAGGTCGACGCCTTGCGGCCGGGCAGTACGGGCTATCTGTTCCTGATGTCGGCGGACGGCACCCTGATCGACTCGCCCGTGCGCGAACGCCAGACGGCGCCGCCCGCCGACCAGCCCGGCCTCGGGCGCGCCCTGCACGGGTTCGAGGGCTGGCTGATCGGCGGCGATCGCGACGGGGCCGCCATCGTCACCTATAAACGCCTGACGACGACCGGCTGGATCCTCGGCGCCCGCTATCCCGAGGCGGAGGCGTTCGCCCCGCTCGCCCGGGTACGGCGCACGGTGCTGGTCGTAGCCGGCATCCTCGCGCTGGTCGCGGGCCTGCTGGCGTGGTGGCTCGTACGCCGCGGCCTGCGCCCGCTGGACGCGTTGCACCGCAACGTGGCTGCTGTACGCCACGAAGGCGCCGGCAGCGAGGTGCTGGCGCTGGCCCGCAACGACGAGATCGGCGAACTGGGCCGCGCCTTCCACGACCTCGTGCAGGCGCGCGGGCGCGCGGCGGCCCGCATGCGCGCGATCGCGGATAACGTCCCGGCCGTGATCGCCTACGTCGACCGCGACGAACGCTTCGAATTCACCAACGCCGGCTTCGACCGCATGATCGGCTCGGCACCGGACGCGTTCATCGGGCACACGGTGCGCGAAGCGCTGGGCGAGGCCGGCTATGCGCGCCTGGAACCGCTGATCCGCGCCGCGCTGCGCGGCGAGCATGGCCACGTGGAGGACGTGCGCAGCGACGATGCCACGCGCCACCAGATGATCGACACGATCCCCGACATCGATGCCGACGGCCGCGTCGTCGGGTTCTTCGTGATGGCGATGGACATCAGCGAGCGCAAGGAAGCGGAGCTGGCGCAGGCCGCCAGCGAGCAGCGCCTGCGCCTGATCGCCGACAACCTGCCGGTGCTGATCTGCTACATCGACCGCAACCACCGCATGGGCTTCGGCAACGCGACGTTCCAGGCGTGGCTGGGGCTGGAACCGGTCCGCCTGCCCGGCATGCACCTGCAGGAGGTGCTGGGCAAGCCGGCCTACGACGCCGCCCGGCCGCGCCTCAGGCAGGCCTTCGAAGGCGTCGGCGCCACGTTCGAGATGCCGCTGCAGGCACAGGGCCGACACCGCATCCTCGAATGGACGTTCGTGCCGGACGTGCAGGCGCAGGGCAGGGTGAGCGTCGCCGTCGCGGGCGTGTACGCGCTCGCGCACGACATGACGCGGGTGAAGGAAGCGGAAAGCCGGCTCGTGCAGATGGCACGCTTCGACAGCCTGACCGGCATCGCCAACCGCCGCCTGTTCGGGGAACTGCTGGGCCAGGCGCTGGAACGCGTGCGCCGCCAGCGCCAGGTGATGGGCCTCGCCTACCTGGACATCGACCACTTCAAGGCCATCAACGACACGTGGGGCCACGGCGTCGGCGACGAGGTGCTGAAGGAATTCGCGCAGCGGCTGGCTGGCTGCGTGCGCGTCACGGACACGCCGGCCCGGCTGGCCGGCGACGAATTCGTCGTCCTGCTGGAAGACGTCAAGGGCATCGACGAGGCGGAGCGGATCGGCGCCAAGATCGTGGAGGTGATCCGCAAGCCGTTCGCGACGGGTGCCGGGCCGCTGGACGTCACGGCCAGCGTCGGCATCACGCTCGTCCACGGCATCGACGGCCCGCTGCCCACGCAGGACCAGGTGCTGGGCTGGGCCGACACGGCGCTGTACGCGGCCAAGCACGGCGGCCGCAACCGCTGCGTGGTGCGCCTGGCGGAGGAGGCGGTCGGTGTGCCGGCCACCGGTGTGCCGGCCCAGTGA
- a CDS encoding tetratricopeptide repeat protein, giving the protein MAVEDTSDLLGQAVRLHQQGRLEAAQALYRRVLDLNPRQFDALHLLGVIERQRGHPGRAVDLIEEALRIDPLQARAHCNLGAALQDLGRTDAALASYEAALRLDPAYALAWDNRGNTLRRLGRLAEALDSYERALGINPALADAWCHRAIALHDLGRHADAVASAEQALATRPAYADAFVALGHALQALDRHADGIDAYGCALALAPQADTWCAHGTALKKSGDLAGALHSYERALALRPDYALAEHYRANTLRALGQRDAAVASYRRALDLGADAVEIRFALAALGEAEQPAAAPADYVKHLFDQYAGRFDRHLVDVLGYRTPALLDALLRPHLAALPVDAALDLGCGTGLCAPFLRPLARHVTGVDLSQKMLEKAAGLDLYDDLICADIVAWLAERPASCDLAVAADVLVYLGDLSPLFARVRRALRAGGLFAFSCEALDDGRDHAILPSNRFAHALDYVTRTARAAGFDVVATERAVLRQDHGRDVGGHLVLVRAA; this is encoded by the coding sequence GTGGCGGTGGAAGACACGTCCGACCTGCTGGGCCAAGCCGTCAGGCTGCACCAGCAGGGCCGGCTCGAAGCGGCGCAGGCCTTGTACCGGCGCGTGCTGGACCTCAACCCGCGCCAGTTCGACGCGCTGCACCTGCTGGGCGTGATCGAGCGCCAGCGCGGGCATCCCGGCCGTGCCGTAGATCTGATCGAAGAAGCGCTGCGCATCGACCCGCTGCAGGCGCGCGCCCATTGCAACCTGGGCGCCGCGCTGCAGGACCTGGGCCGCACCGACGCCGCGCTGGCCAGCTACGAAGCGGCGCTGCGCCTCGATCCGGCGTATGCGCTCGCCTGGGACAACCGCGGCAACACGCTGCGCCGGCTCGGCCGCCTGGCCGAAGCGCTGGACAGCTACGAACGCGCGCTCGGCATCAACCCGGCGCTGGCCGACGCGTGGTGCCACCGCGCCATCGCGCTGCACGACCTCGGGCGCCATGCGGATGCCGTCGCGAGTGCCGAACAGGCCCTCGCCACGCGGCCCGCGTATGCGGACGCCTTCGTCGCGCTGGGCCATGCGCTGCAGGCGCTGGACCGTCACGCGGACGGCATCGACGCCTACGGCTGCGCGCTCGCGCTGGCCCCGCAGGCCGACACCTGGTGCGCGCACGGCACGGCACTGAAGAAATCGGGCGACCTCGCCGGCGCCCTGCACAGCTACGAACGGGCGCTGGCCCTGCGGCCCGACTACGCGCTGGCGGAACACTATCGCGCGAACACGCTGCGCGCACTGGGGCAGCGCGATGCGGCGGTGGCGTCGTACCGGCGCGCGCTCGACCTGGGCGCGGATGCGGTCGAGATCCGCTTTGCGCTGGCGGCGCTGGGCGAGGCGGAGCAACCGGCGGCCGCGCCGGCGGATTACGTGAAACACCTGTTCGACCAGTACGCGGGCCGTTTCGACCGCCACCTCGTCGACGTCCTCGGCTACCGCACGCCGGCGCTGCTGGACGCCCTGCTCCGTCCGCACCTGGCCGCGCTGCCGGTGGATGCGGCACTGGACCTCGGCTGCGGCACAGGACTGTGCGCGCCTTTCCTGCGGCCGCTCGCGCGGCACGTCACCGGTGTCGACCTGTCGCAGAAGATGCTGGAGAAGGCGGCAGGACTCGACCTGTACGACGACCTGATCTGCGCGGACATCGTCGCATGGCTGGCCGAGCGTCCGGCTTCATGCGACCTCGCCGTCGCGGCCGACGTGCTCGTGTACCTCGGCGACCTGTCCCCGCTGTTCGCGCGGGTGCGGCGCGCATTGCGCGCGGGCGGGCTGTTCGCGTTCTCGTGCGAAGCGCTCGACGACGGACGCGACCACGCGATCCTGCCGTCGAACCGGTTCGCCCATGCGCTCGACTACGTCACGCGGACCGCGCGGGCGGCCGGCTTCGACGTCGTCGCGACGGAGCGCGCCGTGCTGCGCCAGGATCACGGCCGCGACGTCGGCGGGCACCTCGTGCTGGTGCGCGCGGCGTAA
- a CDS encoding aromatic ring-hydroxylating oxygenase subunit alpha encodes MDQHTFAPTCPLPGELGYTLPAHYYTSPDIFEQEKRTIFARNWICVMHRSQVAENNQYATASVAGENVFVVRGRDGVLRGFYNVCPHRAHELFAEGAGKAKNVITCPYHAWAFGLDGKLIHVRNGENVPGFCKDNAGLTPVRVEEFCGLIFVNLDMNATPLAELAPGLSADIRARCPDVDQLVPAVRLSYTMKANWKVVVDNYLECLHCQTAHPALVDSINMETYRHVVHGIYTSQVGQTRSGSEAFTYDGDAPNTDFAAYWLWPNVTLNVLPGDGNYGVFYMFPVDADTTIQHFEFYFRDATPTEEQQQLIDYYKNVLKPEDLSIVESVQRGLKSRGYRNGQGPLLVSDDKTSAIGEHGVQHFQQMVLDALAA; translated from the coding sequence ATGGACCAGCACACCTTCGCCCCGACCTGCCCGCTGCCGGGCGAACTGGGGTACACCCTGCCCGCGCACTACTACACGTCGCCGGACATTTTCGAACAGGAAAAGCGCACGATTTTCGCCCGCAACTGGATCTGCGTGATGCACCGCAGCCAGGTGGCGGAGAACAACCAGTACGCAACGGCCAGCGTCGCCGGCGAGAACGTGTTCGTCGTGCGCGGCCGCGACGGCGTCCTGCGCGGCTTCTACAACGTGTGCCCGCACCGCGCCCACGAACTGTTCGCGGAAGGCGCGGGCAAGGCGAAAAACGTCATCACCTGCCCGTACCACGCATGGGCGTTCGGCCTGGACGGAAAACTGATCCACGTGCGCAACGGCGAGAACGTGCCGGGCTTCTGCAAGGACAACGCGGGCCTCACGCCGGTGCGCGTGGAAGAATTCTGTGGCCTCATCTTCGTCAACCTCGACATGAATGCGACCCCGCTCGCGGAACTGGCGCCGGGCCTCTCCGCCGACATCCGCGCGCGCTGCCCCGACGTCGACCAGCTCGTGCCGGCCGTGCGCCTGTCGTACACGATGAAGGCCAACTGGAAGGTCGTGGTCGACAACTACCTGGAATGCCTGCACTGCCAGACGGCGCACCCGGCCCTCGTCGATTCCATCAACATGGAGACGTACCGCCACGTCGTGCACGGCATCTACACGAGCCAGGTGGGCCAGACCCGCTCCGGCAGCGAAGCCTTCACCTACGACGGCGATGCCCCGAACACGGATTTCGCCGCCTACTGGCTGTGGCCGAACGTCACGCTGAACGTGCTGCCGGGCGACGGCAACTATGGCGTGTTCTATATGTTCCCGGTCGATGCCGACACGACGATCCAGCACTTCGAGTTCTACTTCCGCGACGCGACGCCGACCGAAGAACAGCAGCAGCTGATCGACTACTACAAGAACGTGCTCAAGCCGGAAGACCTGTCCATCGTCGAATCCGTGCAGCGCGGCCTGAAGTCGCGCGGTTACCGCAACGGCCAGGGCCCGCTGCTCGTCAGCGACGACAAGACCTCCGCCATCGGCGAGCACGGCGTACAACACTTCCAGCAAATGGTGCTGGACGCCCTGGCTGCATGA